Genomic segment of Candidatus Methylarchaceae archaeon HK02M2:
TTGATAAAATAAAATCCAATTTGGCGATAGGCTGCTGCCTTGCTGAATCAAATAATAATAAATCAAATGTCAAGATAGCCATTCACGGTAATGTATACTTTCCTGAAGACTTTAACTTTCACAAAAGGTTGGAAGAGATATCAGAAAAAGGACTTACTTACGCCTCTGAGATTCTTTCCAAAATAGATGGAGACTTTACCTTTGTTATGATAAAGGAAGGTCAGTTGATCTTTGGTAGAGATCCATTAGGAGTCAAACCACTTTACTTTGCAAGAGATACTGACACAATTAGTGTAGCATCTGAAATCAAACCTCTTAAGAATTTAGGATTCAAGAACATCGAAAGAGTTTGTCCAGGTAGCATTCATAAATCTTCCAAACAGAGTTTGGATAGCTTTCTTTTTAGTAAAATTCTGCCATCTTCCCTCAGAGTTGATATGGATGAAGCTTCAGATATAATATTGCACCTTCTCTCAGAATCTATTAGAAGAAGGCTTAAAAATCTTGATCGAGTAGTAATAGGTTTCTCTGGAGGGTTGGATAGCTCACTTTTAGCCTTAATCACATCAAAATTCAGAAAGGTGACCCTTCTATCTATTTACTCAAAAGGCTCTAAAGATGAGAAAATTGTGAAAAATTCGGCAAGAAGCCTTGGATTAGAACTTGAAGAATTTCAAATAGATACAAAGGAAGTGAAGAATAAAATAAACTTAGTGAAATATCTAATAGAGCAAGATAGAATTATGGACTTGGCCTTAGGTTTAGGTATACATTTAACTGCTGAGAAATGTTCTCAGTTAGGTCATAAGACCCTCTTTTTAGGTCAGTTTGCTGATGAACTTTTTGGAGGCTATGCCAAGTACGTGAAAGTATTAAGACAGATGGGAGAAGGATTTGTAGAAAAGATCATCTACGAAGAAGTTCTTAATGCTCATAAAAACAATTTTGAGAGGGATGAGAAAACATCTTCACCATATGTAGAAGTTAGGTTGCCTTACACAAACATAGATCTTGTCAAGTACGCTTTATCTTTACCTTTAAAATTGAAGATAAGTAGAGTAAACGGTCAACGTAAATTAGTTCTACAGGAGGTAGCACGAAAAGCAGATCTCCCAAAGGATATCGTAATTAAAAGGAAAAAAGCCTTCCAATACAGCTCTGGTATTCAGAAGCTCGTCAAAATTGTAAAAGATTATCATCTTAAAGGATGAGTGAAGACAATCTAATGAAACAGTTTTATTGCTTTAACCTATAATTCTTTTTCCTTCAATTATTAATAATATCTTTATTTATGAAATTAATATATTAAGAATTGGCTGGCTTTTTAATGATTGAAAGACTATTACATATCTTTGAATAAAAGGTTGGGAATCAATTATGATGAATTTTCATTCAATAATCGATCTTATAAGACCTGTCAACTCTGTTATGGTTGGGTTCGCAGTAATAGTGGGTATAGCTGTTGCGTCTCCTGGTAGTGTACTTGCAACTCCTTCTCTTTTTGGTTTCTTGACAGGGTTCTTCATAACTGGTTTTTCCATGGTTGTAAACGATTACTATGATATTGAGGTAGATAAAGTGAACAGACCCGATAGACCTTTACCAAGTGGAACAGTCTCCCCAAATTCGGCTATAATGCTTGCTTTAATTTTACTTATCTTCGGGATAGTTTCATCCATCTTGATAGGCTTTAACAATTTTATAATAGCATCAGCCTTCGCATTTTTAGCTTGGTTGTACAACTTCTGGGGGAAGAGCAAAGGATTAATTGGAAATACGATGGTTGCAGGATCTGTGGCAATCCCATACATATATGGCGGCATGGCTATAGGATATGCTGATAACCTTCTCTTGCTCTGGCTTGCTCTAACATCTTTCTTGGCCGCTACTGGTAGGGAGGTCGTCAAGACTATATGTGATATGGAAGGTGATAAATTTAGAAAGGTAAGATCGATCGCAAGGGTATACGGTCCAAAATTTGCATCGATATTTGGTGCTGTAATGTTCATGGTGGCAATAATATCGAGTTGGTTTCCATTTCTCATAGGTATAGTTGGTGTAGTTTACGCTTTATTGATACTTATCCCGGATACAATATTCATGTATACATCCATAAAAATCCTCAGATCGCCATCTGAATCTAATGCATTACATGTAAAAAACATTTCACTCTTAGGCATGCTCACAGGATTGATAGCCTTTCTTGTAGGAGGGATAATGGCTTAAGTGATATAAGATGTGGGTAGAAAAATATAGACCTAAAACCATCAAGGATATGGTCGGGAACGAGAGGACTAGGATAAGCTTTTTGAACTGGCTTAAGGAATGGAAGTGTGGCTCAGAACCTGCCCTCTTGGTGGGTCCACCTGGAACTGGCAAGACAACTCTAATGCATTTGGCTGCCGATGAACTTGGCTACAATCTTATTGAATTGAATGCCAGTGATGTGAGAACAAAGAGTAACATGATGCAGAAGTTAGGACCTGCGTTAAGCACCCGAAGTCTGATTGACGAGAAACCACTCATATTCTTAGATGAGGTCGACGGTATGTACTATAGGCAGGATAGAGGTGGGATAGAGTTCGTACAAGAGCTGATAAAAAGTGGAAAAGTGCCTTTGGTCATGGCTGCAAATGTGGAAGACGATAAACAGGTCATAAAACTGATTAGAAAATCTAAGGTATTTAGATTTAGAAGGGTGGCATCAAGGTTTGTAGAACTTTATATCGAGGATATTCTAAAAAGAGATGGAGCAAAACTAAGTAAAGAATCCATCCGTTTGATAGTTAGAGAAGCTAAAGGTGACATGAGGGCAGCCCTCAACACAGCCCAATCCTTAGCTGGTCTCTCTACTGAAGAATTGAGTTCTGTTATATCTAGTAGAAATTTGAAATGCAGCTTAAGAGAAAGTTTTGAGGCGTTCTTCAATGCAGAATCTAAAGATCAAGCTTATGAAGCCTTAAGGGTTTGTAGAGTCTCTCCAAGGGATAAAGTAAGATTATTCTATATGAGTGTAGTAAACAGTGGTTTAAGCGAAGATGTACTAATAAGAGCTCTTGAGAAGATAGGTGAAGCAGATGAGATTGTGAAAAAGATAGGTAAAACTCAAGAATGGAGGCTCTTAAGATATCTTGATAGGTTGCTTGCTTATTCTCTATATAATATTCTTCCTAAAGGTGCAGTAAGTTACAGCGAAGATGACATGCCTTGGGATTTAAAGCTCAAGATGTGGAATGAGGGCAAAGTTTTAAAAGATATTGGAAGGCAACTTTCAAAAATCCTTCATACCTCATCGAGAGAGGCTATATCAATATTCATACCATACCTCTTATTCATTCTCGATAAAGACAAGGGATCTATGAAAAGGTTCATCAAGTTGCTAGGACTAAGTGAAAACGCATTAAAGCCGATGCTAAAAGAAGCTAAGAGGATTAATCTAAAGGTAAGATAATTTGATTGTAAAAATAGGGGAATGGTTCAGGCTTCCGAGACTAGGAAGGGATAAATTCATAAGCCTTATGAAGGCAGGTTTAGTATACGATAGATCTAAAGGCTTCAAAGCCGAAGTTGATGCCAATCTTGCGACAATAACATCTATATTGAAGAAGGCTTTGGGCGAAGATTTTGAATTTGTGCCAAAGTGTTTTATATGCAATTCAAGTGTAGAGTGCTTCCTTTGTGCATATTACCAAATTTGTGATGTGAAAAGTATAACGCCTGATTGTCTTTGTAACCAGTGTATTGGCCATAGGACGCCTCTATCCGTCTATAAAAACACATTTATGGAGTTAAGACAATCCAATCGTTGATCTCCAATCAATTGGCTTTGAAATAAGGCTCACGATTCATAATAGATTTTAGATAGCTCTTTAAAATTTTAGGAATATCCCCTTTAACAAGAGCATCATTTATGTAGACTTTATTACAGTTCTCCATAAGACATGGCTTAAATGCACCATCGCTTGTAAGGCGAATTCTATTGCAGAATGCACAGAACTCTGTATTATCGATGGGATGGACAATTTCAACATTCGTATCGCCAAGATCGTAAACCTTCCTCTTCTGCATAGACTCTCTATTCCATGAACTCAGGGCCCTCTTTTCAAGCAATCTTTCAATCATACCAGGATGCATATACATCTCATCAAAAAATTCGCTCTTTATCCTGATGGGCTCTAATTCGATTACCTGAATATGTGCACCTACCTCACTTGCAAACTTTATGTAATCATCCAGTTCATCATCATTTATCCCTCTCAATAGAACCATGTTAATCTTTACAGGTGTGAGTCCATACTTTACTGCAGACTTGACACCTCTCAGAGTAGGCTCAAGCTTTCCCTGGGTAACTTCATGATACTTTTCTTGGTCCAGAGAAGGGATATTGACATTTACTCGATTTAATCCAGCTCTCTTTAAAGGCTCGGCCAATGGTTCTAGAAGAGACGCGTTGGTAACCATTGATAATTCATGAATACCTCGCACAGATGATATTCTATTTACTGTCTCCACTATATCACTTCTAATCAAAGGCTCCCCACCAGTTATCTTCACTTTCTTAACTCCATAACTTGTAACAACCTTCACAACTTCCTCTATACCTTTTGGTGTAAGATTATCACCAATTACATCATTTCCCTCTTTATGGCAGAAAATACAGTTAAGGTTACATTTTGAAGTTACAGATAAGCGTAAGTTGTATGTCGTCCTTCCATATTCATCGAGTAGCATCAATTCACATCCTGAATAATATAAGCAAAATGTGATAACTCTGGTAAGATCAAATTTAGAGCCAATTCAACAGCCTGTGGAGAACCAGGTAAACAGAAGACCATCTTTCCATTTAAAGTACCTGCCAAAGCTCTCGATAGATAAGCTGGGGTTCCTATCTTCTGATAACTTACAGCTCTAAAAATCTCTCCAAACCCTCCCATCTCTTTATCTAATAACGGCATAATAGATTCTATAGTTACATCTCTTTTTGCTAAGCCTGTACCACCTAATAAAATGACTAAATCTGCATCTTCATCATATAGACTCCGAAGAACTTCCAGCCTTATCATCTCCTTTTCATCGTTTACCAACTTTCTTGATATTATTTTATGACCATTTTCTTTGATCATTTTAACAGCCTTAGAACCAGAAAGATCATCGACTGCTATACCTTGAGTAGCTTTCTTATATCTAGATGTACTCACCGTTATTATGGTGATGTTTACGCTCTTTGGAGCCAATCTTTTATGCTCTTCATAAGTTGATGACGTCTCCCTTCACCTTTCTCAAGACCTTTATACTTGAAATCAGAGTTGTGGGGTATTGTCCTTTTTCGTCCTTCTCATACATTTTCACTACATCCCAGATATTAAGTAAGGCTATAGATGTAGCTGTAAGAGCTTCCATCTCTACACCAGTTTTACTATAAGCTATTACTTTAGTAGTAACGACAATGCTTCCATCTTTAATATCAATATCGACTTTGGTGTTCTCTATAGAGATGGGATGGCATAAAGGTATGGCCCACGGAGTGAATTTTGAACCGTTGATCCCTGCTAAGGTAGCTATCTGAAGCGGATCGCCCTTCTCTACTTTTTTCTCTCTTATCAACTTGATAGTCTCAGGTCTCAACTTTATCTCACCTGAGGCTGTAGCTTCCCTATATTGATCAGGCTTTTTTGATATATTAACCATCTTTATCTTCATGTGAATCACTTTTTACAATAAATGAGCTTATTTTAGATTGGATGTAACCGATCTTTTTCTTTATCCTTGCGGTCTTTGTGATAGTTTTAGATTTTGGCCTCAACCTTGATGATTCTGTTATCTCCATAATCTTTTTGATTATAGGATTGGGCGATTCAAATGATTTATCGAGCAAGACCCTCAGCTTAGTCATGTTTGAGATGATTTGGTCTAGTGTACGTATTATATCTTTACTTATGTGTGTTACCAAATTCTGTTTCAAATCAGCTAAAAGTAAAGTAAGTTTCTCATAAATCCTATCTGCAGTCAAAGACTTTTCAGGTTTCAATAATAGGATGCTCTTTGTAGCTTTATGGGATTGTTTATCGACCTTTTTGGAGAGGTTGTTAATATTAGCATGAATATCATTGATCGATCTTCCAGAAAATAAATCTCTCCGAATATTCTTCAAATCTTCCACCAATTCATCGAAAGCTTCTAGACTCAAATAATTCTCCATGCTTTCCCCCCTTCAAACTGATATTATGACTACTAAGATTTTCCCATATTAATAGAAGAATATAAAACTTCAAGATATTTATATTTCATATAAAAAATGGTGAGGTTATGGCATTAGATGTAAAAAAGGAAGTCTTAGCCCTTCAAAAGAAATATAGAATAATCGGTCGTGAGGAGGAGTTAGAAAATGCTCTCACAGCAATTTCTGCTTGGAAGAACATCCTTCTTGAAGGCCCAGTTGGAGTTGGCAAGACGGTTATAGCTGTATCTATCGCTAAGCACTTCGACCGTCCTTTTTATAGGGTTGATGGAGATGAGCGCTATACTGAACATAAGCTTACTGGATGGTTCGACCCCGCAACGGTGATAGCAAAAGGCTATTCGTGGGAAACTTTCATACCCGGTCCTTTAACACAATCTATGTTTGATGGGGCTTTTCTTTTCATTAATGAATTGAATAGAATGCCCGAAGGGACTCAAAACGTACTATTGCCCGCTATGGACGAGAAGCAGATAATTCTCTCAAAGATAGGTTTAGTCGAAGCTAAAAAAGGCTTCTCGATAATCGCAACTCAAAATCCTGAAGAGTTCGTCGGTACAAGCAGACTTAGTGAAGCTTTAAAGGATCGTTTTGTGCTTATTAAGCTCGATTACCAAACTGAAGATGAGGAAAGAAAGATAGTCCATAAAGAGACAGGGAACAATGACAAAACTGCTATTGAAATTGCAGTAAAGATCATGAGAGCAACAAGAGAAGACCCTGAAATCAGACGTGGGGCTTCGGTTCGTGGCGCAATAGACATTATGGATATTGTCCAATATTCAGCTGGGAGTTCTACTCTAAATCCAGAAATTTGGATAAAAGCCGCAATAATGTCCTTGTCCACCAAGATGGAACTTCAAGATCGGGCAACCCAAAGTATGAAAGACGTCATACAAAGAATCGTTAGTAAAATTCTTGAAAAATATTCCCAAAATTCAGGTGATAAGTCATCAAGTGAAGGTACAGATACTGATCAAAGCAAGATCAATCAAGTTGATGCATTTACACTGTCAAAAAATGTCCCACGCATTAAAGATGCTATTAAAAAGGGAGATATCCCTAAAGCTTTGTTCATTATCCAAGACTCACCTCAATCTGTTTATGAAATTTTATGTAAAGAAGGTCTTTTTGAGAAGATGTTACAAGCTACCGAGCAATCAGAAATGAAATGGTCAGCAGCCCAGCTCTTGCTTACACTCCAATCAGCAAATCTTGATCCCAAGCATAAGAAGATTGCTAGAAAAGTCTTAAATAGAACTATCATAAGGATGGCGGCCCAGATAGCTGGAAGGGGAGTCGTTCCTAAAGAGTATGTAAAAGTTCAGTTTGAACCAGGTCTGGAAGATTTTGACATCGAACAGACACTTGAGAATAAGCTCGGTAAAGACTTTCTTGATTATCAGGATATAATATCTATTAAAAAAGATGAAAAGAAGACCGCAGTTTCATTGATGCTGGACATTAGTAATTCAATGCAACAAGAAAAGATAACTATAGCTGCATTAGCTGTTGGTGTTCTTGCATATAAGTTGCGTACGGACCCCTATTCAGTAATCACTTTTAACAAAGATACACACACGCTTAAGCCAATCGTTGATACCCCAAATATAGAGAATTTGATCGATAAGATGTTGGACCTCCAACCAGGAGGACTAACAGATATCAAGTTAGCCTTGGAAAAAGGTTTGGAGGAATTGAATATATACGATTTACCTGAAAAGTTAGGCATCCTCATAACAGATGGCTGTGTTACAAAAGGAGGAAATCCATTACATATTGCAGGAAAGTACCCTAGGCTTCATGTCATTCAAGTTCCTTTCACTATAAGTGGAGATTTTAGAATGTGCAAAAATCTTGCAAAAGCTGGTAGAGGAAAATATTCATATGTTAAAAACTTTCAAGAATTACCACGTGCAATAATGAATATATTAAGATGATTTTTAATGAACATCTTGAAGATTAAACTCTTACCATTTTTATTTATTTAATATTTTAGAATACTGCTTTTTCGGTTATCTCTAACTTTTTATTTTGGTTTATAGAGCTTTTTTGAACTGGAGAAAGCATTAATAAA
This window contains:
- a CDS encoding AAA family ATPase, yielding MALDVKKEVLALQKKYRIIGREEELENALTAISAWKNILLEGPVGVGKTVIAVSIAKHFDRPFYRVDGDERYTEHKLTGWFDPATVIAKGYSWETFIPGPLTQSMFDGAFLFINELNRMPEGTQNVLLPAMDEKQIILSKIGLVEAKKGFSIIATQNPEEFVGTSRLSEALKDRFVLIKLDYQTEDEERKIVHKETGNNDKTAIEIAVKIMRATREDPEIRRGASVRGAIDIMDIVQYSAGSSTLNPEIWIKAAIMSLSTKMELQDRATQSMKDVIQRIVSKILEKYSQNSGDKSSSEGTDTDQSKINQVDAFTLSKNVPRIKDAIKKGDIPKALFIIQDSPQSVYEILCKEGLFEKMLQATEQSEMKWSAAQLLLTLQSANLDPKHKKIARKVLNRTIIRMAAQIAGRGVVPKEYVKVQFEPGLEDFDIEQTLENKLGKDFLDYQDIISIKKDEKKTAVSLMLDISNSMQQEKITIAALAVGVLAYKLRTDPYSVITFNKDTHTLKPIVDTPNIENLIDKMLDLQPGGLTDIKLALEKGLEELNIYDLPEKLGILITDGCVTKGGNPLHIAGKYPRLHVIQVPFTISGDFRMCKNLAKAGRGKYSYVKNFQELPRAIMNILR
- a CDS encoding UbiA family prenyltransferase; the encoded protein is MMNFHSIIDLIRPVNSVMVGFAVIVGIAVASPGSVLATPSLFGFLTGFFITGFSMVVNDYYDIEVDKVNRPDRPLPSGTVSPNSAIMLALILLIFGIVSSILIGFNNFIIASAFAFLAWLYNFWGKSKGLIGNTMVAGSVAIPYIYGGMAIGYADNLLLLWLALTSFLAATGREVVKTICDMEGDKFRKVRSIARVYGPKFASIFGAVMFMVAIISSWFPFLIGIVGVVYALLILIPDTIFMYTSIKILRSPSESNALHVKNISLLGMLTGLIAFLVGGIMA
- the moaC gene encoding cyclic pyranopterin monophosphate synthase MoaC, translated to MKIKMVNISKKPDQYREATASGEIKLRPETIKLIREKKVEKGDPLQIATLAGINGSKFTPWAIPLCHPISIENTKVDIDIKDGSIVVTTKVIAYSKTGVEMEALTATSIALLNIWDVVKMYEKDEKGQYPTTLISSIKVLRKVKGDVINL
- a CDS encoding MogA/MoaB family molybdenum cofactor biosynthesis protein, translating into MAPKSVNITIITVSTSRYKKATQGIAVDDLSGSKAVKMIKENGHKIISRKLVNDEKEMIRLEVLRSLYDEDADLVILLGGTGLAKRDVTIESIMPLLDKEMGGFGEIFRAVSYQKIGTPAYLSRALAGTLNGKMVFCLPGSPQAVELALNLILPELSHFAYIIQDVN
- a CDS encoding asparagine synthase, which gives rise to MSQTQINGIVALCGKDDVIPKVISALKSLSHRAWSGFAIITEDDSSDDISTFDKIKSNLAIGCCLAESNNNKSNVKIAIHGNVYFPEDFNFHKRLEEISEKGLTYASEILSKIDGDFTFVMIKEGQLIFGRDPLGVKPLYFARDTDTISVASEIKPLKNLGFKNIERVCPGSIHKSSKQSLDSFLFSKILPSSLRVDMDEASDIILHLLSESIRRRLKNLDRVVIGFSGGLDSSLLALITSKFRKVTLLSIYSKGSKDEKIVKNSARSLGLELEEFQIDTKEVKNKINLVKYLIEQDRIMDLALGLGIHLTAEKCSQLGHKTLFLGQFADELFGGYAKYVKVLRQMGEGFVEKIIYEEVLNAHKNNFERDEKTSSPYVEVRLPYTNIDLVKYALSLPLKLKISRVNGQRKLVLQEVARKADLPKDIVIKRKKAFQYSSGIQKLVKIVKDYHLKG
- the moaA gene encoding GTP 3',8-cyclase MoaA; this encodes MLLDEYGRTTYNLRLSVTSKCNLNCIFCHKEGNDVIGDNLTPKGIEEVVKVVTSYGVKKVKITGGEPLIRSDIVETVNRISSVRGIHELSMVTNASLLEPLAEPLKRAGLNRVNVNIPSLDQEKYHEVTQGKLEPTLRGVKSAVKYGLTPVKINMVLLRGINDDELDDYIKFASEVGAHIQVIELEPIRIKSEFFDEMYMHPGMIERLLEKRALSSWNRESMQKRKVYDLGDTNVEIVHPIDNTEFCAFCNRIRLTSDGAFKPCLMENCNKVYINDALVKGDIPKILKSYLKSIMNREPYFKAN
- a CDS encoding AAA family ATPase; the encoded protein is MWVEKYRPKTIKDMVGNERTRISFLNWLKEWKCGSEPALLVGPPGTGKTTLMHLAADELGYNLIELNASDVRTKSNMMQKLGPALSTRSLIDEKPLIFLDEVDGMYYRQDRGGIEFVQELIKSGKVPLVMAANVEDDKQVIKLIRKSKVFRFRRVASRFVELYIEDILKRDGAKLSKESIRLIVREAKGDMRAALNTAQSLAGLSTEELSSVISSRNLKCSLRESFEAFFNAESKDQAYEALRVCRVSPRDKVRLFYMSVVNSGLSEDVLIRALEKIGEADEIVKKIGKTQEWRLLRYLDRLLAYSLYNILPKGAVSYSEDDMPWDLKLKMWNEGKVLKDIGRQLSKILHTSSREAISIFIPYLLFILDKDKGSMKRFIKLLGLSENALKPMLKEAKRINLKVR